In Ptychodera flava strain L36383 chromosome 21, AS_Pfla_20210202, whole genome shotgun sequence, a genomic segment contains:
- the LOC139121505 gene encoding conserved oligomeric Golgi complex subunit 1-like isoform X2, which produces MADLKLTANALLNLDTNALFEKHNIEEIRKVEKDTRFQIEKKKQDLRLMVGERYRDLIEAADTIADMGRCAQNIVSAVQGMQEYCTDLQKTHMTKGLSGDRSRLSKQRNVPTGFYSIASQIKLLVDMPEKIWSAIEGGELLWATQLFLLSRHIVSSLQLDANTQKSAQILSWFPILSRQWAAISHFKTSILQSCRSVLKDAKMSEQATAKALCSILLLEDSTPRQVFTEFLLARKSAVQQLFQPYQPGSSIKSQVCGVIELICTTVQQIYGVFYNSEDENKEHCNLLMKIIQDVTNDTKTGSSDIFTKDMGSGSFAKYLPVSVTDFRPVLRTLASPISAEYLQKSCLEWIDTCIHDINIGVGKLFTYVTTIKGLTGIRDALWELLSQDNYVVPWKTVCLSVISKQLSPWDEFIRPLFLTRAQTIIQNMLDGSTDSTQRLVNQVLQDIASLPTECNVASFIWTETANDAPTTSIWSTSLASRAPTEGGGLYMKSRAFSPRVQSLSSTIDSRLKALLEDVAYYTTAEEEKKADERIVGPFDKFADSSNLLTFLQMACAKCIDRLLHYINQQLNEAEKFLEDSGDEQNQNKTTVINRALLLGRLCAALCDLTPNLRQCMLGVQAKEAKAEPIRPLGRRALSLRQAKSKAAAEPTEWDKMKTLFTEYCNKAYNVWIQSHSKDLVTKFKNVLLDENGNTALRMATNWEEISIQEETEAGKTVTSTIKLPVQASWYVQSTLCKLCEEINRVGGHALPRPVVQGLISRTSDGMLSAYESVLSKGGEDKSTERAPLSQAKALQLLFDLKFINTLMSGRKEDEKETVAYAQRVQNLTESLESRIDPFDLDVFTPHMQSNLSRHTMRCAVLLGALSSTDKPTYTHRPVQSGHHEQHNVLPLTPGQGRFSLLPLSTTHTGYGSSQSLLSKQQQLTTPSLELITRSSFKSEETSSNDTASSLYSKLGSFRSSWLS; this is translated from the exons AT ATTGTTTCTGCTGTGCAAGGCATGCAAGAGTACTGTACTGACTTACAGAAAACTCACATGACAAAAGGCTTGAGTGGAGACAGATCTAGATTAAGCAAACAGAG GAATGTACCTACTGGTTTCTACAGCATTGCGTCTCAAATAAAACTGCTGGTGGATATGCCAGAAAAG ATATGGAGTGCAATTGAAGGTGGAGAGTTGCTATGGGCTACTCAGCTGTTCTTGCTGTCTAGACATATCGTCAGCAGTCTACAGTTGGATGCAAACACACAGAAGTCTGCTCAGATACTCTCCTGGTTTCCGATCTTATCCAGGCAGTGGGCAGCCATTAGTCACTTTAAAACTTCCATTCTCCAG AGCTGTAGATCTGTgttgaaggatgccaaaatgtCAGAACAG GCCACTGCAAAAGCTCTCTGTTCTATCCTTCTGTTAGAGGATAGCACACCCAGACAAGTTTTCACTGAATTTCTCCTGGCTAGGAAG aGTGCAGTCCAACAGCTGTTCCAGCCATATCAACCAG GTAGCAGTATCAAGTCACAAGTATGTGGAGTGATTGAGTTGATATGCACAACAGTCCAACAGATCTATGGTGTTTTCTACAACTCTGAGGATGAAAACAAAG AACACTGTAATCTGCTGATGAAGATCATACAAGACGTCACCAATGATACGAAGACAG GAAGCAGTGATATTTTCACCAAGGATATGGGATCTGGAAGTTTTGCCAAGTATCTGCCTGTATCAGTTACAG ATTTTCGACCAGTTCTGAGGACTTTGGCAAGTCCCATATCAGCTGAGTACCTGCAGAAGAGCTGTCTGGAATGGATAGATACCTGTATACACGATATCAACATCGGTGTCGGCAAATTGTTCACCTATGTGACCACCATCAAGGGATTGACCGGTATCAGAGATGCATTGTGGGAATTGCTGAGCCAG GACAACTACGTTGTACCATGGAAAACTGTGTGTTTAAGTGTTATCAGCAAACAACTCTCTCCCTGGGACGAGTTTATCAGACCACTGTTTCTGACAAGAGCTCAG ACCATTATTCAGAACATGTTGGATGGTAGCACAGACTCTACCCAACGGCTGGTCAACCAGGTCCTCCAGGACATTGCATCCCTGCCTACTGAATGCAACGTGGCTTCCTTCATCTGGACGGAGACTGCCAACGATGCCCCCACCACATCTATATGGAGCACTTCCCTTGCTAGCAGGGCGCCCACTGAAGGAGGTGGCCTCTATATGAAGTCCAGGGCATTTTCACCAAGGGTCCAAAG CTTATCAAGCACCATTGATAGCAGACTGAAGGCCCTGCTTGAAGACGTTGCATATTACACTACTGCTGAAGAAGAGAAGAAAGCAGATGAGAGAATAGTGGGaccttttgataaatttgcagaCTCTAGTAACCTGTTGACATTCCTTCAGATGGCATGTGCTAAATGCATTGACAG ATTGCTACATTACATCAACCAGCAACTGAATGAAGCTGAGAAGTTCCTTGAAGACAGTGGTGATGagcaaaaccaaaacaaaacgacTGTCATCAATAGGGCTTTGCTCCTTGGCAGGCTTTGTGCTGCCCTCTGTGATTTAACCCCTAACCTCCGGCAGTGCATGCTGGGAGTCCAGGCCAAAGAAGCCAAAGCAGAGCCAATAAG GCCGTTAGGAAGGAGAGCATTATCTCTGCGCCAAGCAAAATCCAAAGCT GCTGCGGAACCAACTGAATGGGACAAAATGAAAACCTTGTTCACGGAGTATTGTAACAAAGCATATAA TGTTTGGATCCAGAGCCACAGCAAGGACTTGGTgacgaaattcaaaaatgtccTGTTGGATGAGAATGGTAATACAGCCCTGCGTATGGCCACC AATTGGGAAGAGATCTCCATACAGGAAGAGACAGAGGCTGGCAAAACCGTGACTTCAACAATAAAATTGCCAGTACAG GCATCATGGTACGTGCAATCTACATTGTGTAAGTTATGTGAAGAAATCAACAGAGTGGGTGGACATGCCCTTCCCAG ACCAGTCGTCCAAGGCCTCATTTCCCGTACAAGTGATGGGATGTTATCTGCATATGAATCCGTCCTGTCCAAGGGCGGCGAAGACAAGTCAACTGAACGTGCCCCTCTCAGCCAAGCCAAAGCCTTGCAGCTATTATTTGATCTGAAATTCATCAATACCTTGATGTCTGGAAGAAAGGAAGatgagaag GAGACTGTCGCATACGCACAGAGAGTACAGAACCTGACAGAGTCCCTGGAAAGTCGCATAGATCCGTTTGACCTTGATGTCTTCACACCACACATGCAGTCCAATCTGAGCAGGCATACTATGAGATGTGCT GTGCTGTTAGGAGCTCTGTCCAGCACAGACAAACCGACATACACCCACAGACCAGTACAGAGTGGGCACCATGAACAACATAATGTGCTCCCTCTAACTCCAGGCCAAGGAAGGTTCAGTCTGTTGCCTCTCAGCACGACTCATACTGGTTATGGTAGTAGCCAATCACTGCTTTCAAAACAACAGCAG TTGACAACACCCAGTCTGGAATTAATCACAAGAAGCAGTTTTAAATCAGAAGAAACAAGCAGCAATGATACAGCATCCTCCCTTTACTCCAAACTAGGATCGTTTCGATCAAGCTGGTTGTCATAG
- the LOC139121505 gene encoding conserved oligomeric Golgi complex subunit 1-like isoform X1 yields MADLKLTANALLNLDTNALFEKHNIEEIRKVEKDTRFQIEKKKQDLRLMVGERYRDLIEAADTIADMGRCAQNIVSAVQGMQEYCTDLQKTHMTKGLSGDRSRLSKQRNVPTGFYSIASQIKLLVDMPEKIWSAIEGGELLWATQLFLLSRHIVSSLQLDANTQKSAQILSWFPILSRQWAAISHFKTSILQSCRSVLKDAKMSEQATAKALCSILLLEDSTPRQVFTEFLLARKSAVQQLFQPYQPGSSIKSQVCGVIELICTTVQQIYGVFYNSEDENKEHCNLLMKIIQDVTNDTKTGSSDIFTKDMGSGSFAKYLPVSVTDFRPVLRTLASPISAEYLQKSCLEWIDTCIHDINIGVGKLFTYVTTIKGLTGIRDALWELLSQFWDKEEKTAATFRRKEKDNAEETEKDNYVVPWKTVCLSVISKQLSPWDEFIRPLFLTRAQTIIQNMLDGSTDSTQRLVNQVLQDIASLPTECNVASFIWTETANDAPTTSIWSTSLASRAPTEGGGLYMKSRAFSPRVQSLSSTIDSRLKALLEDVAYYTTAEEEKKADERIVGPFDKFADSSNLLTFLQMACAKCIDRLLHYINQQLNEAEKFLEDSGDEQNQNKTTVINRALLLGRLCAALCDLTPNLRQCMLGVQAKEAKAEPIRPLGRRALSLRQAKSKAAAEPTEWDKMKTLFTEYCNKAYNVWIQSHSKDLVTKFKNVLLDENGNTALRMATNWEEISIQEETEAGKTVTSTIKLPVQASWYVQSTLCKLCEEINRVGGHALPRPVVQGLISRTSDGMLSAYESVLSKGGEDKSTERAPLSQAKALQLLFDLKFINTLMSGRKEDEKETVAYAQRVQNLTESLESRIDPFDLDVFTPHMQSNLSRHTMRCAVLLGALSSTDKPTYTHRPVQSGHHEQHNVLPLTPGQGRFSLLPLSTTHTGYGSSQSLLSKQQQLTTPSLELITRSSFKSEETSSNDTASSLYSKLGSFRSSWLS; encoded by the exons AT ATTGTTTCTGCTGTGCAAGGCATGCAAGAGTACTGTACTGACTTACAGAAAACTCACATGACAAAAGGCTTGAGTGGAGACAGATCTAGATTAAGCAAACAGAG GAATGTACCTACTGGTTTCTACAGCATTGCGTCTCAAATAAAACTGCTGGTGGATATGCCAGAAAAG ATATGGAGTGCAATTGAAGGTGGAGAGTTGCTATGGGCTACTCAGCTGTTCTTGCTGTCTAGACATATCGTCAGCAGTCTACAGTTGGATGCAAACACACAGAAGTCTGCTCAGATACTCTCCTGGTTTCCGATCTTATCCAGGCAGTGGGCAGCCATTAGTCACTTTAAAACTTCCATTCTCCAG AGCTGTAGATCTGTgttgaaggatgccaaaatgtCAGAACAG GCCACTGCAAAAGCTCTCTGTTCTATCCTTCTGTTAGAGGATAGCACACCCAGACAAGTTTTCACTGAATTTCTCCTGGCTAGGAAG aGTGCAGTCCAACAGCTGTTCCAGCCATATCAACCAG GTAGCAGTATCAAGTCACAAGTATGTGGAGTGATTGAGTTGATATGCACAACAGTCCAACAGATCTATGGTGTTTTCTACAACTCTGAGGATGAAAACAAAG AACACTGTAATCTGCTGATGAAGATCATACAAGACGTCACCAATGATACGAAGACAG GAAGCAGTGATATTTTCACCAAGGATATGGGATCTGGAAGTTTTGCCAAGTATCTGCCTGTATCAGTTACAG ATTTTCGACCAGTTCTGAGGACTTTGGCAAGTCCCATATCAGCTGAGTACCTGCAGAAGAGCTGTCTGGAATGGATAGATACCTGTATACACGATATCAACATCGGTGTCGGCAAATTGTTCACCTATGTGACCACCATCAAGGGATTGACCGGTATCAGAGATGCATTGTGGGAATTGCTGAGCCAG TTCTGGGATAAGGAAGAGAAGACGGCTGCAACATTCAGGAGAAAAGAAAAAGATAATgcagaggaaacagaaaag GACAACTACGTTGTACCATGGAAAACTGTGTGTTTAAGTGTTATCAGCAAACAACTCTCTCCCTGGGACGAGTTTATCAGACCACTGTTTCTGACAAGAGCTCAG ACCATTATTCAGAACATGTTGGATGGTAGCACAGACTCTACCCAACGGCTGGTCAACCAGGTCCTCCAGGACATTGCATCCCTGCCTACTGAATGCAACGTGGCTTCCTTCATCTGGACGGAGACTGCCAACGATGCCCCCACCACATCTATATGGAGCACTTCCCTTGCTAGCAGGGCGCCCACTGAAGGAGGTGGCCTCTATATGAAGTCCAGGGCATTTTCACCAAGGGTCCAAAG CTTATCAAGCACCATTGATAGCAGACTGAAGGCCCTGCTTGAAGACGTTGCATATTACACTACTGCTGAAGAAGAGAAGAAAGCAGATGAGAGAATAGTGGGaccttttgataaatttgcagaCTCTAGTAACCTGTTGACATTCCTTCAGATGGCATGTGCTAAATGCATTGACAG ATTGCTACATTACATCAACCAGCAACTGAATGAAGCTGAGAAGTTCCTTGAAGACAGTGGTGATGagcaaaaccaaaacaaaacgacTGTCATCAATAGGGCTTTGCTCCTTGGCAGGCTTTGTGCTGCCCTCTGTGATTTAACCCCTAACCTCCGGCAGTGCATGCTGGGAGTCCAGGCCAAAGAAGCCAAAGCAGAGCCAATAAG GCCGTTAGGAAGGAGAGCATTATCTCTGCGCCAAGCAAAATCCAAAGCT GCTGCGGAACCAACTGAATGGGACAAAATGAAAACCTTGTTCACGGAGTATTGTAACAAAGCATATAA TGTTTGGATCCAGAGCCACAGCAAGGACTTGGTgacgaaattcaaaaatgtccTGTTGGATGAGAATGGTAATACAGCCCTGCGTATGGCCACC AATTGGGAAGAGATCTCCATACAGGAAGAGACAGAGGCTGGCAAAACCGTGACTTCAACAATAAAATTGCCAGTACAG GCATCATGGTACGTGCAATCTACATTGTGTAAGTTATGTGAAGAAATCAACAGAGTGGGTGGACATGCCCTTCCCAG ACCAGTCGTCCAAGGCCTCATTTCCCGTACAAGTGATGGGATGTTATCTGCATATGAATCCGTCCTGTCCAAGGGCGGCGAAGACAAGTCAACTGAACGTGCCCCTCTCAGCCAAGCCAAAGCCTTGCAGCTATTATTTGATCTGAAATTCATCAATACCTTGATGTCTGGAAGAAAGGAAGatgagaag GAGACTGTCGCATACGCACAGAGAGTACAGAACCTGACAGAGTCCCTGGAAAGTCGCATAGATCCGTTTGACCTTGATGTCTTCACACCACACATGCAGTCCAATCTGAGCAGGCATACTATGAGATGTGCT GTGCTGTTAGGAGCTCTGTCCAGCACAGACAAACCGACATACACCCACAGACCAGTACAGAGTGGGCACCATGAACAACATAATGTGCTCCCTCTAACTCCAGGCCAAGGAAGGTTCAGTCTGTTGCCTCTCAGCACGACTCATACTGGTTATGGTAGTAGCCAATCACTGCTTTCAAAACAACAGCAG TTGACAACACCCAGTCTGGAATTAATCACAAGAAGCAGTTTTAAATCAGAAGAAACAAGCAGCAATGATACAGCATCCTCCCTTTACTCCAAACTAGGATCGTTTCGATCAAGCTGGTTGTCATAG